From Denitrovibrio acetiphilus DSM 12809, the proteins below share one genomic window:
- a CDS encoding UDP-N-acetylglucosamine--N-acetylmuramyl-(pentapeptide) pyrophosphoryl-undecaprenol N-acetylglucosamine transferase, with protein MTRLVIAGGGTGGHLYPGVAVAEYVKQFGVDSFFIVSKRGLERKVLSELEYPFYEQSETPINGVSTLRKVRSVFMLMKEIGKCYRLIKKNDKILLTGGFVSAAAALVGSMKGAEMYLHEQNSVMGLTNRKFAGGCEKVFLSFPDTKKAVGKTLVTGNPVREMFKDIPVKEQMNKKILILGGSQGSRFVNMQVTEAAESLLEAGFTIRHQTGGKLLDETLAKYEELGVELSEKLEVTGYIDDVAEALKWADIVIARSGSGTVFEVMSARRLALYIPFALSADDHQLYNAKFAEDKGIAKVMTEKEAKPELLTGMMKSFALNYDNYKDALEKIETYKSVELIAGGMNIG; from the coding sequence ATGACTAGACTAGTGATTGCAGGCGGCGGAACAGGCGGGCATCTTTACCCGGGTGTTGCTGTGGCGGAATATGTGAAGCAGTTTGGCGTTGACAGTTTCTTTATCGTTTCAAAGCGTGGGCTTGAGCGCAAGGTGCTGTCAGAGCTTGAGTATCCCTTTTATGAACAGTCAGAAACACCAATTAACGGAGTCAGCACTCTGCGTAAGGTCAGGTCTGTGTTTATGCTTATGAAAGAGATAGGCAAGTGTTACCGTCTTATAAAAAAGAATGACAAAATCCTCCTCACAGGCGGGTTTGTTTCTGCTGCTGCTGCTCTTGTCGGGTCAATGAAAGGTGCAGAAATGTATCTCCATGAGCAGAACAGCGTGATGGGGCTCACCAATAGAAAGTTCGCCGGAGGGTGCGAGAAAGTATTTCTATCTTTTCCGGATACAAAAAAAGCAGTGGGGAAAACCCTTGTAACAGGGAATCCGGTAAGGGAAATGTTCAAAGACATACCTGTAAAAGAGCAGATGAATAAAAAAATACTTATTCTTGGCGGCTCACAGGGGAGCAGGTTTGTAAATATGCAGGTTACTGAAGCTGCTGAATCGCTCCTTGAGGCTGGTTTTACTATACGGCATCAGACCGGCGGGAAGCTTCTAGATGAGACACTTGCAAAATATGAAGAACTCGGTGTGGAGCTTTCAGAGAAACTGGAAGTGACAGGTTATATAGATGATGTTGCTGAAGCTCTGAAATGGGCGGATATTGTTATAGCCCGTTCCGGTTCCGGCACTGTGTTTGAGGTTATGAGCGCCAGAAGACTTGCTCTTTATATCCCTTTCGCTCTATCTGCTGACGATCATCAGCTTTATAACGCGAAGTTTGCAGAGGATAAGGGGATAGCTAAAGTTATGACCGAGAAAGAAGCAAAGCCGGAGCTGCTCACAGGCATGATGAAAAGCTTTGCTCTGAATTATGACAATTATAAAGATGCACTGGAAAAGATAGAAACATACAAAAGCGTGGAGCTGATAGCAGGGGGAATGAACATTGGATAA